One Primulina huaijiensis isolate GDHJ02 chromosome 5, ASM1229523v2, whole genome shotgun sequence DNA segment encodes these proteins:
- the LOC140977386 gene encoding probable glycerol-3-phosphate dehydrogenase [NAD(+)] 1, cytosolic — MKTGITSWFQYSIGFTSNEQFVNGLALNHNGLEEKLDELRKYLGKVDGDLLKIVGVGAGAWGTVFAALLQDTYGQFREKVEIRIWRRAGRAVDKATAERLFEVINSREDVLRRLIRKCAYLKYVEARLGDRTSYADEILKDGFCLNMIDTPLCPVKFVTNLQEAVWDADIVINGLPSTETRDVFEEISKYWKERITTPVIISLAKGIEAELAPFPRIITHTQMINRATGIPIENILYLGGPNIASEIYNKEYANARICGAEKWRLPLAKFLRQSHFIVLDNSDLVTHEVMGGLKNVYAIGAGMVAALTSESATSKSVYFAHCTSEMIFITHLLAEEPEKLAGPLLADTYVTLLKGRNAWYGQMIAKGQLTLDMGDSISGKGTIQGVSAIEAFYELLSQPSLSVPHPEANKPAAQLELCPILKTLYRTLITREQGVQAILEALRDEHLNDPRDRIEIAQSHAFYRPSLLCQL, encoded by the exons atgAAAACCGGCATCACGAGTTGGTTCCAATATAG CATCGGCTTCACTAGCAACGAGCAGTTTGTGAACGGACTCGCGCTAAACCATAATGGTCTTGAAGAAAAACTCGATGAACTCCGAAAATACTTAGGCAAGGTGGATGGCGATCTTTTGAAGATTGTTGGTGTCGGGGCAGGTGCTTGGGGAACTGTTTTTGCAGCATTGCTTCAAGATACATATGGCCAGTTTCGAGAAAAAGTTGAAATCAGGATATGGAGGAGGGCTGGAAGAGCTGTTGATAAAGCGACGGCTGAGCGCTTGTTTGAAGTGATAAATTCAAGAGAAGATGTATTGAGGAGATTGATAAGGAAATGCGCATATCTAAAGTATGTTGAGGCTCGTTTGGGTGATAGGACTTCGTACGCCGACGAGATTTTAAAGGATGGGTTCTGTCTTAACATGATCGATACTCCACTTTGTCCTGTGAAGTTTGTGACCAACTTGCAAGAGGCTGTTTGGGATGCCGATATAGTAATTAATGGATTACCATCAACCGAAACTCGCGATGTTTTTGAAGAAATTAGTAAATATTGGAAAGAGAGAATTACCACGCCAGTTATCATATCATTGGCCAAGGGTATAGAGGCTGAGTTGGCCCCTTTTCCTCGCATAATTACTCATACACAAATGATCAATAGAGCGA CTGGAATCCCAATAGAAAACATTTTGTATCTTGGTGGACCAAATATTGCTTCGGAGATTTACAATAAGGAATATGCTAATGCTCGTATATGTGGTGCTGAAAAATGGAGATTGCCTCTTGCAAAATTCTTAAGGCAGTCTCACTTCATTGTATTGGATAATAGCGATCTTGTGACGCACGAAGTTATGGGAGGCCTTAAAAATGTCTATGCCATTGGAGCTGGTA TGGTGGCAGCTCTAACAAGTGAAAGTGCGACCAGCAAATCTGTATATTTTGCACACTGCACATCAGAAATGATATTCATAACACATTTGTTGGCTGAAGAACCTGAGAAGCTTGCAGGTCCTTTGCTCGCAGACACATACGTCACCTTATTAAAAGGTCGCAATGCATGGTACGGACAGATGATAGCCAAGGGACAACTGACCTTGGATATGGGAGATAGCATCAGTGGCAAAGGAACTATTCAG GGAGTTTCAGCTATCGAAGCATTTTACGAACTTCTAAGTCAGCCAAGTTTGAGTGTGCCGCACCCTGAAGCAAACAAGCCAGCAGCCCAACTCGAGCTCTGCCCCATCTTAAAAACTCTGTATAGAACTCTTATAACAAG GGAACAAGGAGTGCAAGCAATTCTGGAAGCTCTGAGAGACGAACACTTGAACGATCCCCGAGATCGCATTGAGATTGCACAAAGCCATGCCTTCTACAGGCCTTCACTTCTTTGTCAGCTTTGA
- the LOC140977387 gene encoding UDP-URONIC ACID TRANSPORTER 1-like, producing the protein MSSLIQSPASRKQAIQVTSLIILWYSTNIGVLLLNKFLLSSYGFAFPIFLTMCHMSACAVFSYISIVLLKVVPMQRIKSRSQFFRIATLSVVFCGSVVGGNISLKYLPVSFNQAVGSTTPFFTALFAYMMTLKREAWVTYACLVPVVAGVVIASGGEPSFHLYGFVMCIGATAARAFKSVLQGVLLSNEGEKLNSMNLMLYMSPIAVIVLLPAALVMEPNVLEVTVLLGIEHKFMWLLLLLNSTLAYGANLCNFLVTKHTSALTLQVLGNAKGAVAVVISILIFRNPVTFIGIAGYTMTVMGVVAYGETKRRYK; encoded by the exons ATGTCATCGTTGATTCAATCTCCAGCTTCAAGAAAACAGGCCATCCAAGTCACCTCCCTCATAATCCTTTGGTACTCGACCAACATTGGTGTCCTCCTCCTCAACAAGTTCTTGCTCTCAAGTTATGGATTTGCCTTTCCCATCTTCCTCACAATGTGCCACATGTCAGCCTGTGCGGTCTTCAGTTACATCTCCATTGTGTTACTTAAAGTTGTGCCGATGCAGAGGATCAAATCCAGGTCTCAGTTCTTCAGGATCGCCACCCTCAGCGTTGTGTTCTGTGGGTCTGTCGTGGGTGGCAACatttctttgaaatatttgCCCGTATCGTTTAATCAAGCTGTGGGTTCGACCACACCCTTTTTTACTGCCTTGTTTGCTTATATGATGACCCTTAAGCGGGAGGCATGGGTTACCTATGCTTGTCTTGTACCTGTGGTTGCTGGGGTTGTCATTGCTAGTGGG GGCGAGCCAAGCTTTCATCTGTATGGATTTGTCATGTGCATAGGTGCAACCGCAGCTAGGGCTTTCAAGTCTGTGCTACAAGGAGTCCTCCTCTCAAACGAAGG GGAAAAGTTGAACTCAATGAATTTGATGCTTTACATGTCCCCAATTGCAGTCATAGTTTTACTTCCTGCAGCCCTTGTGATGGAACCCAATGTATTGGAAGTCACAGTTTTACTTGGAATTGAACATAAATTCATGTGGCTTCTTCTTTTGCTTAATTCAACTTTGGCTTATGGAGCCAACTTGTGCAATTTCTTGGTGACTAAGCATACAAGTGCATTAACTCTCCag GTGTTGGGCAATGCAAAGGGTGCAGTAGCCGTTGTCATTTCAATACTTATTTTTCGCAACCCTGTAACGTTTATCGGTATTGCTGGTTACACTATGACTGTGATGGGGGTGGTTGCTTATGGAGAAACCAAAAGGAGATACAAATGA